The genomic interval cacaccaagcAGCCACCCACAGAATCACACTGCTTAAATTACCCGTTGGGTTGCAAAATTAAAAATTACTTGATTCTTTCCCACTTGTTTCCATTCAGCctacttctccctccctccttccctccccttctccttgtctttctctctctctttcccttttcattctccctctccctccctctttcattctctccctctccctcgcccTCACTTACTGTAGCCCACCTCTCTCGGTTGCCCTCCCTCAGTGAGTGTCATCGTGACACGCTGCTTTGAAATACACTGACAGACACCGAATTGCTCACACTGGTGCTAAGCCACGATGAAGCCTGACTACTGACAGGGAAGAGCTCCAATCTTTCTGACTGGGAGCAGAGcgctggagagacagacagtgatgCACTCGCAGCTCCATCCTTGCAAAAAAAACGGGGGAAAGAGACAGGATTACCAAAGCGTTGCCTCACTCTTGCTTTTTAGGAGTGTACCTTCCAACCTGTACAAGGACCTATGAGATGACTCATTTTACCTCAACTCCTTGAAGTAAGCCTGCCAGTTCCCTGGGGACCAAAAAACAATtgttagttaaaaaaaaaaagaatttgtcTGCCCTAGTGAGTATTTTTTGCGACAGGAGAAGACATCCTTTTAAGAAAAGACAGGATGCAATAAAGCCTTGGTGAGAGAAGACAAGGGGAAACAGGCAGGCTTGTGTCTAATGATATGAGTGCCTCCACACTGCCTCGAGTCGAGGCAGCCTCAGGAGCAATCGGCAACCCTTACGGCAACTTCAACGACAACGCAGTGGCCGGCGGTGGCGGCAGTGGGGACTGGAGCATCAGTGGCAGCGGGCCATGGCTGCTGGCCGTCATGCTCTCCCTCATCATCCTCATGACGGCGTGCGGCAACATCCTCCTGATTGCGTTGGTCTTTGCACACCGTTCGCTGCGCTGCACCTCCAACTGCTTCCTGGTGTCCCTGTTCCTCTCCGACCTGATGGTGGCGCTAGTGGTGATGCCGCCGGCCATGCTGAACGTGCTGTGCGGGGCCTGGGTTCTCTGGGTAGACTTCTGCCCCGTGTGGCTCTGCTTCGACGTCATGTGCTGCAGCGCGTCCATCCTCAACCTGTGCGTCATCAGCCTGGACCGCTATTTGCTCATCATTTCGCCGCTGCGTTACAAGCAGCGGATGACGCCACCGCGCGCGCTCCTGCTGGTGGGCGGTGCCTGGGGGCTGGCCGCCCTCACTTCCTTCCTGCCCATCCGGATGGACTGGCACAGCTTGGGCCGCGGGGAGGGCGACCAGAGTGCGGCGCCAGGAATTGGCGCCATAAACGGGAGCTACCCGGACCCGCACTATCCGCCCTCGTATTTCCAGCACCTTCCGTCGTCTGGGGGTGTTGCAGTGCAGTGCCGGCTGCGGGTGACGCTTCCCTTCGCCCTGGTGGCCACGTGTCTCACCTTCTTCCTGCCCTCCACAGCCATCTGCTTCACCTACTGCCGCATCCTGCTGGCGGCACGGAGGCAAGCCCGCCGCGTGGCGGCTCTCACACACCCCGCCTATCCCCAGCACTCCCCGGGGGAGCCATCGCGACCAGCTTCCCCTGGGCACGCCGTCGCGGACGGGGACGACTACAGCCAGCCAGACCCACCTGCCTCGCGCCACGCACCGGTGAGCACTGCCTATGGGGAGGTGGGAAGTAGGGAAAGAGGGGGCATGGTGAAGAAAGGCTAAAAGGACAGAtgcaagagaaggagaaagaaaagaaaatgtgaaaGAGTTTATGTGCGCCTTCTTGCCCGACTGTTTTGCACTTGAGTTTGGCCTTGCCTTTATGCTTTCAATTATCTTCACAAGATCCACAGCAGAGTCACAGAGATCACCTCATGAAAAATACAACTGTCCTTCAACTGGTGAATAAAGGCAGGAAAGTATACAGCCAGAAGTGAAAAAGCTTTTAACATAAATCTGTTTTGAATAAAAACACATCTCTGAGGTCACATGCAAAGAGAGTACAGGCAGCCAGGGCCATTTAattgaaggggaaaaaagtaaaaataaaaatatgttcaTCCTTTATGCAGTgttagagagagatgagtggtgGAGAAGATTAAGATCTTTTAGGATGGAGGGAGCACGATGGCAGTCATTGAGGACAGAAGAGAGACCTTGTAATGTATTACTCTACCAATAAATAATCATGGTCGGCTGGTGGGGTAGGGTACAGGGTGGGATGTTGGATATATGGTTCTGAGATGAATACAGCCCCGCCGTGGCACTGAAATCcccctgtctgtctcactctttaattcttttccctctctcgctctctctctctctgggtcccAGCTGTCGGTGAATAGCGAGCGCAGGCTGGCACACCGGCAGGGCAGGAGGGCATTAAAGGCCAGCCTGACTCTGGGAGTCCTGCTGGGACTTTTCTTTAGCACCTGGCTGCCTTTTTTCATCACCAACATGGCCCAGGTAAGTGGCTGGCTTTAAGGCAACAAGGTGGAAGAATGCATTTTTGCCCCCCTGAGTGTCAACATTCATCACTATTTAGCAGTTCACAGTTCGTCAAAAAAAGACGAAAAAGGTCATGATCCTACCCGATCAACATTACATAGCACAATATCAAGCATTCCAGACGAACATTTAAAATGTCAGACACCATGTGTAACACCAAAATTAGTTTGAAATTGTTATTTTAAGGTCAAAGAACTGCATTGTGCTGCTTTTACatgtctaaacacacacagacgagcTGCATGACAAAAACGGCTGTGCTCCTTTAAAGACAGTAGTTTTGCCTCGGCAGAAAATATCTTGAGATGTCTCAACCATGCTTGgtgtttactgtttgtgtgATGTGCTGATCCATCAGGTGTGCGTGTATTGGTCCCTCATCATTTCTTTGAGGCTGTTTCCTATGTTGTGGCATGAGAAAGGAAACACAAAATCTGGTAATCCCGGATTACGAGGATGACCTTCATCTCGTCTTGTTAGCGTCTGTTTGTTTCTTCATTAGTACGTGCAAAGTGATCCAAACGGGGACGAATAAGCATTAGGCATGAATAGGCAGCTATTAGATTCTATAATTACACCCACCCCCTCCAGTTTTCAACGATCCAGTCATATCAGCTTCCATCTGCgtcccccccactctctctctctcctctcccacaagATGAATCTCTCCACCCATCCTTCACAGTCAATGTGCTGTGTGAACGGCACAtacaccccccccacctccttTTCTGTGTTGCAGTCCGTACTTCCTTCCCTCATCATTCTCCTTCTATCCCTGCTGTGAGCACAtagtaggggggcctatgtgtctaatttgaGGGCCTGTGGGAttcgcatgttaatttttggagagtattatatctttgttctaggggttttgaaggacccaaatcaaaggtcaaattcagaaaaggtcaaatttggtgttttgtccataaacctcacattgctggtattatagcatagggtttggtgtCAAAAAGCAAACatattctacaaggtagtgtgcaaaagtgagccacataaacaatacaacattacaaaacatttttaggctgatgattgatctctttaacaagaaattgtgcctaaaattctcgaaattgtccgcttaaaaaataatacttcaatatcCAATATccttgagtgtaggcctagcctgctttgtcagttcttgtctacacccattcagagcacaaagtgcagagatctctgttaaatcaaatTTAATAAACTTTTACATAGTATCAGCTGAAGTCTATAAGGCCTTCcgtagcctatgtaagtgtgaagaaaagaaagggtaaaggatcagatagacaaacagacaggtgtgtgtgtgtgagagagagagagaaagagagataccagcatggacggattatgaactttcaggcccctgggcccagatgtattaagggccccccactaattgttgtgggggacattttttttaaatttatttgatgtgatttcctgtattctggtgcattttggggatggccaatactttagttcaatcagattcatgtgttgatatgatgtgttgatattgaggcaatgattccatgcaatggcttgggccccCTGactccttgggcccctgggcttgggcccggtaggcccgtgcagtaatccatccctgactaccagtgacagttggctgatgatagctggcagtgatagaatttagaatatcgaataacctgaagcacatagtgctctgttcttcatggttggtgatattagtgaccttctagactcctacatttgagcaagcacattttcatagttcatggtggcacatattaggttatattctgaggtacgtctttctgttagtcaggtgatggcacacatattctaaaagaaacagattttgggctatgtatccaaTGGCAGATATGTGTAgactggtgaatgacccatcactagagacatatgccaattttcttgtttttgtccatgagagagtatggagatggggatcacagatcagccaacgattacattgttatagtgcagttattttacaacagaacaaagcagtttggcacaggaactgctacaaatccacctgtaacagtgatcatctgcagcatgctaatattcgctactagaaatcatgtgaagcaggcaggactcagtgtcttcagaaaagacgtgatagaccatcttctgaacctgcagcaacacctgcaactgcatcaagtccatctagagggactttgtacacttgttcagcagcagctgctgccagcatagataagtgcttcttctgtcagaagcagacaaaagagtgtcttcatgaggtgtcctctCAATCcaggcaaccaaccaagaactataagtaatattttgaagtcaatgacttaacaggtagccagtgtaaagatgctaggatgggggaaatatgttcatatttttttgtgtgtgagcagctgcacatgaataagctgtaagctctttagacaggtattattacagccagcataatagcattgaaatagcattgcaatagtctatccttgagatgacaaaacattaatttctcAGCGTCTGGTAAGAATAatgacttccttatctttgaaatgttccttaaatggtaaaattaagttttggtgatctgtttcaTGTGATTACTGCTACagtgttaatccggccctgcccccaacgaacgcaactttccacctctgagacagcttaaaagaagtctagaggactcctaactcactgaccttactgtaggctgcgcaaaccacaggcctttttttttgggcaagcctgcattcgaggcaggccttctgttgaagaattttatataaatcctgcgctaacagtaatcctccaaCCCcttaccacagctgtggatagtgtggcatgctcactctttgtctccttcttgcaaactaggcctatagcccaaccatttacgtcttcaaaaaataacaacttgccagatatgccttcatatctttgggcttcattcagcattttgttcttccactgaaAATGACTCTTCTatatttgctgcctgctgcatcctttctgtttgtattgattagaaaaggtttgacgtcttgagttaatgcattaaacattgtttgctggtaaccagccacaaatagcctacagattcttgcgtgcgtacattctctattctctccaaaatgtgcccgttctataggctggccaagtgagTAATTCTgcagcataaagcagatgtatttgtttattgtacagaaaaataaaaataacctgtcaagcagtcaattgactacattgcagtcaataagtagggcaaattacgaaaccaaaacgtgggtcatagttgtctaagcctctgctgtgaggacaaacccatgaacaaagacgcattgatatctacAATagaggggttttttttttggcgaaacaagctcacagccgaatgagtcatagcactgaagggagaggcaactggcatgtgatctccccacgggccaatggatgtacaagttttcccctgtgcctacgatatttaatccagtgttttgtcaagttgcaaaatgctattcgttttaacaattttttatgatagtatgaagtactttttgtatagggtttCTTAATTGTTTTATACTCAATACTAACAAGtattgcgtaaactaacaaggaccccccaatgaaaatcaaaggctatattctcagctgactcgtcaaaaagtgcgcaccaccttattattatctgctggtgtgtgacttttacttacttgcacatggctgcaaattgacttttaatttatgtattttctgcctggggcattttaaaatatggatgtatggtggttagaaatataaatatatggaATGGTTGCAAATTATTAATTTTCAAACAAATAAGGCGTCAGTggcgtctttgacatgaagatccctggaactatgcttctactagcattctaccacacagagaggtgtagttgtaactacacaactttacgatagtggttgcgaacgttcgttgctactatggttttgggaaacactaacgtagtgtaacgatgcattggactaggtctatgtaagttccaaatattaatgtaattctgcgacataaagcagatgtatttgtttattgtacagaaaaataaaaatgacatgtcaagcagtcaattgactacattgcagtcaagaagtaagGCAAAtcaatttacgaaaccaaaacgtgggtcatagttgtctaagcctctatagagtagcctgttaaaacgttgcagaagcctacccaaggctacagattaattctgaacagttatttctctactggctcaattatcacaccactgttttgatttgcgtagttgcttAACACTGataataatgtagacagcaaatttcgattacgattttcgttaccagtagtcaagccttaggccatacccaagtagcctaaatcgaggtaaatcgagctttttcagaaggggcggcaggcagagcgatgtacagtggctgaaagtggtaaagcttcacgcagcttcacgccttaatgcgcgactgaagtggccatttgaaagcgatgcccactgtaggtcttggtcaattataactcccaggtttttaacacttgtggatgtggtcagtggaagatccactatatgtagcctgttttgtggataggatatccctaaTCTTTTTGGAACCtaatgacttctgttttatctgagttcaaaagcaggaaattattcgtcatccatgtctttatatctcttatacatgtgtcaagtttggctttcatcaggttttatggagaggtatagttatgtatcatctgttaaacaacaggggccccagtactgagccttgaggcagtttattatggacctgtacaaattgttgatggttaggaaggtatgatctaaaccaagcgagtgcggagtctttgatgcctatcaaattttcaagcctaagtagtatgtcatggtctatggtgtcaaaggcagcgctgaggtccaggaggaccagtatcgatacaaggctaggttttttgagggagggcttaataacagattaAACAACTTAAACAACTGCGGTAGCTACATGCCCTGatagaattatttataatccagaacaaaacattatccaggaaggggagaccagtcttaagaaggtgagtagcctacaaatagggtttagtagactagttgtagattttgatgaggaaattgtggaggtgagatctaatatgttgtgtatatgtaaatgaattaaatgttgtttgaggtctcatctgtgattttgctatctttcagaaatggagtatgtgtatttggtgaaactgattggttattgatcttatctctaattgtttgacatacaatcataatactgacatacaatcatcACTGTTGAATCATCAATCATCAAAAAATCAATCATCACTgttgaaaataagaaaataactggttttgtgaactttattcaacatagccagtgattaAGGTGAAatttatggtgttaattatagtgaaatatacaatttcacaaaaaatagcgttaaaacaggtaaaaaaaatggagacatactTTTTCTCCATGTTCGATAGGACAGAAAGAccaccactctccaaaaattaacatttcaatcccacagaaaccacataggccccctgactaaCATTACCTTCTCGCATTTGTCCTCATGCTTTGTGTCCTGTTGCTTTGTGTTCATAtgcgtttgtgtctgtgtatgtgcatttaaaAATACATCTCAAGGCCCCATAGTCTTGACCTatcccactcctcctccccatCACTTACCTATTGTCCCATCCTGCTCTccattctcctcttccctcaggCTGTGTGCGAGTGCGTCCCCGCCACCCTCTTTGACGCCATCACCTGGCTGGGCTACTGCAACAGCACCATGAACCCCATCATCTATCCTCTGTTCATGCGCAACTTCAAGCGCGCCCTGGGCCGTCTGCTGCCCTGCTGCCCGTCCTCGGCCGGACGCGTGCCCCGCCGGCCCTCACCGCCGCTCTCGCTCTCGCTGCGCAACTCGGGCGAGCCGCAGCTGCCCTCCGAGCCGGCGTCGCTCAGCTCCGACGAGCCCCTGCAGCCCGAGCCACGGCCACCGCCACCGACGCGGTCAACCTGCTGGATGCCGAGCAGGCTCGCATTGAGTTGCCCTTGCTGCTGCCCAATCAGGTCGACGTGCTGGattgaggggaggggaggggttggggtgtgtgtgtgtgtgtgtgtgtgtgggggggtgggccCGGATGGATAGAAAGCTAGTGATGTACAGAGAGGTAAAAGGAgtagaggacagagagaagatgAGGTGGCCCTAGCCTCATCTCTTCCCATGACTGACTGGGActaaggagagtgtgtgtgtgtgtgtgtgtgtggaaggggaggggggggctaaCTGGGAAGTCTGATGGTCGAGAGAAGCTGAGATGGACAGTGGGGTGCGAGGGGGGTTAGTTGGAGGGGTCTGAAGACAAACATAGGggctttgttttccttttttggggGGATGATGTGGTGAGGTATCCAGTTGCCGTGGCATTATCACACCAAGACACGGGGAGGCAGGGGGGCTAAAAATGGGCTGTTTTTAAAAGATCTGCTGCCTTACTGTCATTAACATAAcaaccacataaccacacacacacatgcacgcacgcacgtacacacacacacataaaatagcACATACTTGTAAACGcatgcacgcacccacacacccacacacacacacactcacacccacaccccacactcAAGTCAGAGCAGGGAAAATAAACAGGCTGAAACCGGGCAGACAGCACTTACCACTGTGTTCACAAAAGGGCAGCTCAGTTGTGGTTTGACAATCTGTAATTACCACTGGCAGTGTGGTACACTGGTCCTCCTATGGCATACAACTACAACATAATACTGACTGTTCACATTACATGGCAAGGACTTTTGAAATTAAATTGTTGGCTACACATATAGTTAACTTACAGTACAGGtgatgatttgtttttttacagaaataaattaaattactaTAAAAACACACCAGGATGTTTCCCTGAACTATTGAATATTGTCATTTGTGTCTCGAGATGTCTTCACTGTGTGATCTGTCATTGGATGATGATAAGAGTGAGTTAGCCCAGTTCCAGCCAATGGGTGTGGGCGTCTGGCAGGTTTGCCATGGGGCATCTGGTCACACAACTTGTGTGGAGTTTGTGTTTGGTCTCCGTCATTGCTGTGCGAGAGTTCAGCGGTCCAGTTGGTGGTGTTCCAGTCCCAAGAGTTCTGTTCAGAGTCCTCCGCAGCCTCCCCTTGACTGGACGAGGTCTCTGCGTCACACGGGGTGTCCTCGTGAATGGCATCCTCGGTTGGACAAAGTAAAGAGTCATGATCGTCCCTTTCAGCACAGTGCAGGATCTCACCGTCCTGGTCATTGAGGGAGTCCAGCAGGTCGGAGATGTCTGGTATGTCCCAGCCATCCTCTGTCACCTCTGCGGCTTCACTCGGCACCTCACTGCCTAGCGCTGTCGTCGTTGTCGCGGTCCCCTCCTCATCCTGTTGCTGGTCTGTGGTCGCTGTGCTGCTCGTGCCTTCGCGCATCTCCTCGGGGCCTTGTCCACTTACTGGGTCGGACAGGGCCTCACTTGCACCAGGAACCCCCTGGGTCATGCCCAGGATCAGCGACTGAGACCCTGGCATCCTGCCTGCCCCCTCACGCGTGGGAACCCCTACCGCCACCAAGATGGTCTCCATTTGACGCATGTAGTCCAAGTGACCTTTCACCTGGGATGTAGTAGAACACACAGAAGCAAAAATTACAATAAATCAGTTATACACTGATCACATTTTACATTTCCATTCTTTGCCGTCCTCCAAGTTCTGGGTGCTACAAATCTCTCTTTTTCATAAAATTTAAGCCATTTAAGCCTTATGTCAACTAAATTGAGCTAAAATTATTGTTACTGTTATTGTAACAATCCCACAAAGGAATGTTATCTGTGCATTTCACAGGGAAAGAGCACTCAGTGAGCAGAATTTGTCATCGGGGTACAGATCAAGGTCCCCTGGCCTGGCAATTTTATGAGCCTGTGTTTCCTGCTAATAAAGCCTAATGGAGTCTTTTGTTTATGCTGAGGGAGTCACGTGATCTGTCTCACCATGTGCTGGCCTATGAGCAGGATGGAGTGTCCAAGCGGGGGTGTGCGAAACGCAGCTGAGAGCAGCTGTGCTGTGAACGGCAGCGGTCTTTAATTTTATCTTCCCCAAAAACGTGTAGTTTCGTGTACTGGTAGCGAATTaactgcttgtttgtgtgtgtgggtgtgtgtgtgtgtgtgcgtgtgtgtatgtgcaacaCAGAGAGACGTTAAGAATCATATAAACTGTGAAAATGCCAAAAGTCTGGGATGACTGGACTATGGGGCTATATCAGGCATAGCTGAAGTCATATTAGTATGCAGCGCATGTCCGCAGTTGCCAGCGCAGAGGCACTTCACTTAGTCATGCCATTCACAAGATAACATTTGAATTACCCCTCATAGATAACGAATACAATGCAAAAGCTTTCACctatagaaaaaaaacaaggacaCGAAACAGGGCTATTGTAGCGTACACTTGCACTAACATTTGCCTTGCAACATCAGGTACTGAAAGAATTCACAAATGCTGAGAAGGTTTCCTGTGACAAACCAGAAATTAGTCATTTCTATATTTCATGAGTTGATTCAATCATCAACCAGATCTGTCACAGGCTCAGATAGAGAGGATGATGTGAAGATGCATTATTGAAAATTTTGCTTAATTCTACAATCCTGTTCCaaaaacagggacactgtaaataaaagcagaatgtgataatctgcaaatctcataTGCCCATATTTAC from Alosa alosa isolate M-15738 ecotype Scorff River chromosome 4, AALO_Geno_1.1, whole genome shotgun sequence carries:
- the htr6 gene encoding LOW QUALITY PROTEIN: 5-hydroxytryptamine receptor 6 (The sequence of the model RefSeq protein was modified relative to this genomic sequence to represent the inferred CDS: deleted 2 bases in 1 codon), translated to MSASTLPRVEAASGAIGNPYGNFNDNAVAGGGGSGDWSISGSGPWLLAVMLSLIILMTACGNILLIALVFAHRSLRCTSNCFLVSLFLSDLMVALVVMPPAMLNVLCGAWVLWVDFCPVWLCFDVMCCSASILNLCVISLDRYLLIISPLRYKQRMTPPRALLLVGGAWGLAALTSFLPIRMDWHSLGRGEGDQSAAPGIGAINGSYPDPHYPPSYFQHLPSSGGVAVQCRLRVTLPFALVATCLTFFLPSTAICFTYCRILLAARRQARRVAALTHPAYPQHSPGEPSRPASPGHAVADGDDYSQPDPPASRHAPLSVNSERRLAHRQGRRALKASLTLGVLLGLFFSTWLPFFITNMAQAVCECVPATLFDAITWLGYCNSTMNPIIYPLFMRNFKRALGRLLPCCPSSAGRVPRRPSPPLSLSLRNSGEPQLPSEPASLSSDEPLQPATATATDAVNLLDAEQARIELPLLLPNQVDVLD